A stretch of the Ornithodoros turicata isolate Travis chromosome 4, ASM3712646v1, whole genome shotgun sequence genome encodes the following:
- the LOC135391558 gene encoding uncharacterized protein LOC135391558 isoform X1 — protein MKVLLTVSLRVSQEMHETSAEQAEPGLPPPAVPLPEMPEASAAEAETTSPPQPVPLPVRTAWPGVHTSASMLSYLTMSTIPTVSCHKSGKQSVSRKAQAPKHNDLRTFL, from the exons ATGAAAGTGTTGCTGACAGTTTCCCTG CGTGTTTCCCAGGAAATGCATGAAACCAGTGCTGAGCAAGCAGAGCCCGGCCTCCCACCTCCAGCTGTTCCACTGCCT GAGATGCCCGAAGCAAGTGCTGCGGAAGCAGAGACTACCAGCCCCCCTCAACCTGTTCCACTGCCTGTAAGAACGGCTTGGCCAGGAGTTCATACATCTGCTTCCAT GCTTTCCTATTTGACCATGAGCACCATCCCCACTGTGAGCTGCCACAAAAGCGGAAAGCA GAGTGTCAGCAGGAAAGCCCAGGCCCCAAAACACAATGACTTGAGGACATTTCTCTAG
- the LOC135391558 gene encoding uncharacterized protein LOC135391558 isoform X2 produces the protein MKVLLTVSLEMHETSAEQAEPGLPPPAVPLPEMPEASAAEAETTSPPQPVPLPVRTAWPGVHTSASMLSYLTMSTIPTVSCHKSGKQSVSRKAQAPKHNDLRTFL, from the exons ATGAAAGTGTTGCTGACAGTTTCCCTG GAAATGCATGAAACCAGTGCTGAGCAAGCAGAGCCCGGCCTCCCACCTCCAGCTGTTCCACTGCCT GAGATGCCCGAAGCAAGTGCTGCGGAAGCAGAGACTACCAGCCCCCCTCAACCTGTTCCACTGCCTGTAAGAACGGCTTGGCCAGGAGTTCATACATCTGCTTCCAT GCTTTCCTATTTGACCATGAGCACCATCCCCACTGTGAGCTGCCACAAAAGCGGAAAGCA GAGTGTCAGCAGGAAAGCCCAGGCCCCAAAACACAATGACTTGAGGACATTTCTCTAG